Proteins from one Camelina sativa cultivar DH55 chromosome 8, Cs, whole genome shotgun sequence genomic window:
- the LOC104708658 gene encoding MKI67 FHA domain-interacting nucleolar phosphoprotein-like, which translates to MGAKAKKALKKNMKKISASAASSQLPLPQTPTPKPSADFLPLEGGPARKAPVTTTPLETKATVLYIGRIPHGFYETEIKAFFSQFGTVKKVRVARNKKTGKSKHFGFIQFEDPEVAEIAAGAMNNYLLMEHMLKVNVIPPEHVKPNLWKGFKCNYRPVDWVQIERKQHNKERTLEEHRKMLQKVVKKDQKRRKRIEAAGIQYECPELVGDTQPVPKRIKFSED; encoded by the exons ATGGGTGCCAAGGCGAAGAAAGCTCTAAAGAAGAACATGAAGAAGATATCTGCTTCGGCTGCTTCTTCTCAGCTACCTCTTCCCCAGACCCCGACCCCGAAACCGTCGGCtgattttttg CCACTAGAAGGAGGTCCAGCTAGAAAAGCTCCAGTGACCACCACACCTCTTGAGACTAAAGCCACTGTGCTATACATCGGTCGAATCCCTCATGGTTTCTATGAGACTGAGATTAAAG CTTTCTTCTCGCAGTTTGGGACAGTTAAGAAAGTTAGAGTCGCCAGAAACAAAAAG ACTGGGAAGTCGAAGCATTTTGGGTTTATACAGTTCGAGGACCCTGAG GTGGCGGAGATCGCAGCGGGTGCaatgaataattatttgttgatgGAGCACATGCTTAAAGTTAATGTCATTCCACCAGAGCATGTTAAACCCAATCT GTGGAAAGGGTTTAAGTGTAACTACAGACCAGTGGACTGGGTTCAGATTGAGCGTAAACAACACAACAAG GAAAGGACATTGGAAGAGCATAGGAAAATGTTGCAGAAGGTAGTGAAAAAGGAtcagaaaaggagaaagagaatcGAAGCTGCTGGAATACAATATGAATGCCCTGAGCTT GTTGGAGACACCCAGCCAGTACCGAAGAGGATCAAGTTTAGCGAAGACTAG
- the LOC104708660 gene encoding assimilatory sulfite reductase (ferredoxin), chloroplastic — translation MSSSSTFRAPAGAATVFSTDQKIRLGRLDALRSSHSVFLGRYGRRGVSSPPSASSPIQAVSTPAKTETATKRSKVEIIKEKSNFIRYPLNEELLTEAPNVNESAVQLIKFHGSYQQYNREERGGRSYSFMLRTKNPSGKVPNQLYLTMDDLADEFGIGTLRLTTRQTFQLHGVLKQNLKTVMSSIIKNMGSTLGACGDLNRNVLAPAAPYVKKDYLFAQETADNIAALLSPQSGFYYDMWVDGEQFMTAESPEVVKARNDNSHGTNFVDSPEPIYGTQFLPRKFKVAVTVPTDNSVDLLTNDIGVVVVSDENGEPQGFNIYVGGGMGRTHRMESTFARLAEPIGYVPKEDILYAVKAIVVTQREHGRRDDRKYSRMKYLISSWGIEKFRDVVEQYYGKKFEPSRNLPEWEFKSYLGWHEQGDGAWFCGLHVDSGRVGGIMKKTLREVIEKYKIDVRITPNQNIVLCDIKTEWKRPITTVLAQAGLLQPEFVDPLNQTAMACPAFPLCPLAITEAERGIPSILKRVRAMFEKVGLEYDESVVIRVTGCPNGCARPYMAELGLVGDGPNSYQVWLGGTPNQMAIARSFMDKVKVHDLEKVFEPLFYHWKHERQTKESFGEYTTRMGFEKLKELIDTYKGVSQ, via the exons ATGTCATCGTCGTCGACGTTTCGAGCTCCGGCGGGAGCCGCTACCGTCTTTTCGACGGATCAGAAGATTAGACTCGGTAGACTCGACGCTTTGAGATCCTCTCATTCCGTTTTCTTAGGAAGATATGGACGCCGCGGCGTTTCTTCTCCTCCATCCGCTTCTTCGCCTATCCAAGCCGTCTCCACG CCTGCGAAGACTGAGACTGCGACCAAGCGGAGCAAAGTCGAAATTATCAAGGAGAAGAGTAACTTCATAAGGTATCCTCTAAACGAGGAGCTTTTAACAGAGGCTCCAAACGTAAACGAGTCTGCCGTGCAGCTCATCAAATTCCACGGTAGCTACCAACAGTACAACAGAGAAGAACGTGGTGGAAGATCTTACTCCTTCATGCTTCGTACCAAGAATCCATCTGGCAAAGTCCCTAACCAGCTCTACTTGACTATGGATGACTTAGCCGATGAGTTTGGTATTGGTACTCTTCGTTTGACCACCAGGCAGACGTTTCAGCTCCACGGTGTTCTGAAGCAGAATCTTAAGACAGTGATGAGCTCGATTATTAAAAACATGGGTAGCACTCTTGGTGCCTGTGGTGATCTGAACAGAAATGTTCTTGCTCCCGCTGCGCCTTATGTGAAGAAAGACTATCTCTTTGCACAGGAAACAGCTGACAACATTGCTGCTCTTCTTTCTCCTCAATCAGGGTTCTATTATGATATGTGGGTTGATGGTGAGCAGTTCATGACTGCTGAGTCTCCTGAGGTTGTGAAGGCTCGTAATGATAACTCCCATGGAACTAACTTTGTCGACTCTCCTGAGCCCATTTATGGCACACAGTTCTTGCCTAGGAAGTTCAAGGTCGCTGTAACTGTGCCTACGGATAACTCCGTCGACCTCCTTACCAATGACATTGGTGTTGTTGTCGTTTCAGATGAAAATGGGGAACCACAAGGTTTCAATATTTAT GTTGGTGGGGGTATGGGAAGAACACACAGAATGGAGTCTACTTTTGCCCGCCTGGCAGAACCAATAGGTTATGTTCCAAAGGAGGATATCTTGTATGCTGTGAAGGCCATTGTAGTCACACAGCGAGAACACGGGAGAAGAGATGATCGTAAATACAGCAGAATGAAATATTTGATCAGCTCCTGGGGAATTGAGAAGTTCAGAGATGTAGTCGAGCAATATTATGGTAAAAAGTTTGAGCCTTCCCGTAATCTTCCAGAGTGGGAATTCAAGAGTTACTTGGGATGGCATGAACAG GGAGATGGTGCTTGGTTTTGTGGGCTTCACGTAGACAGTGGTCGTGTTGGAGGTATTATGAAGAAGACACTGAGAGAAgtaatagaaaaatacaaaattgatgTCCGCAtcacaccaaaccaaaatattgtaCTGTGTGATATAAAGACCGAATGGAAGCGTCCCATCACCACAGTGCTTGCACAGGCTGGCTTGTTG CAACCTGAGTTTGTCGACCCATTAAACCAAACCGCAATGGCTTGTCCAGCTTTTCCTTTGTGCCCTCTTGCAATAACCGAGGCAGAGCGCGGGATTCCCAGCATTCTAAAGCGAGTGAGGGCAATGTTTGAGAAG GTTGGTCTGGAGTACGATGAGTCTGTTGTGATAAGAGTAACCGGTTGTCCTAACGGCTGTGCAAGACCGTACATGGCTGAGCTCGGTCTAGTTGGAGATGGTCCCAACAGCTATCAG GTTTGGCTTGGAGGAACACCGAACCAGATGGCGATAGCTAGAAGCTTCATGGATAAGGTCAAGGTTCACGACTTAGAGAAAGTCTTTGAGCCATTGTTTTATCACTGGAAACACGAGAGGCAAACCAAAGAATCATTCGGAGAGTACACAACCCGCATG GGATTCGAGAAACTGAAGGAGCTAATAGATACATATAAAGGAGTTTCTCAATAA
- the LOC104708661 gene encoding peptidyl-prolyl cis-trans isomerase FKBP15-3-like, translating to MGDPNGKKAGPGNWVFVHVTASLKENGKVFCSTDGEPPAKIRLGHRHVIEGVDVGVNGMRVGGKRKLTIPPAMGFGAEGLGDMIPPDAWVVYDVELISVNE from the exons ATGGGCGACCCCAACGGCAAGAAAGCTGGTCCTGGAAACTGG GTTTTTGTCCATGTCACTGCAAGCCTTAAGGAGAATGGGAAGGTTTTCTGTTCCACTGATGGAGAACCACCTGCTAAGATTCGTCTAG GTCATAGACATGTCATTGAAGGAGTGGATGTTGGCGTTAATG GCATGCGTGTTGGTGGCAAAAGAAAGCTTACAATTCCTCCAGCAATGGg GTTTGGTGCGGAAGGTCTTGGCGACATGATTCCTCCTGACGCATGGGTGGTGTATGATGTCGAACTGATTAGtgttaatgaataa